One Phaseolus vulgaris cultivar G19833 chromosome 4, P. vulgaris v2.0, whole genome shotgun sequence DNA window includes the following coding sequences:
- the LOC137838410 gene encoding uncharacterized protein, producing MAEDLPSIITKAVKNSSKKLKDENAALKESNRLIRMEAEKLSCNLMMAEIDHSRLEDAMDAELRGARKEASDLHQKLHLQAQEKIELENREVLLGKVEKERDDTKAELAKTQEENTKIAAELAQVREENKKAAEELARAREETEGLKKQTDELKKQAQELEQSSAQVLSAGFDAALEQVSCQYPELDLSMVSICNKVVNGKIVPSED from the exons atggcagaggatctccCCTCAATTATAACGAAGGCTGTGAAGAACTCGAGCAAGAAGCTCAAAGATGAGAATGCGGCGCTCAAGGAGTCAAACCGCCTGATAAGGATGGAGGCGGAGAAGCTTTCTTGCAATCTGATGATGGCAGAAATTGAccattcaaggctggaggacgccatggatGCTGAACTAAGAGgcgcgcgcaaggaggcctccgatctgcaccaaaaactgcacctccaagctcaagagaaaatcgagctggaga atcgggaggtcctccttgggaaggtcgagaaggagagggacgacaccaAGGCTGAGCTCGCCAAAACTCAAGAGGAAAACACAaagattgctgcagagctggcccaggttCGGGAGGAAAACAAAAAGGCTGCTGAAGAGCTTGCTCGGGCTCGTGAAGAAACTGAAGGGCTGAAGAAGCAAACCgacgagctgaagaaacaagctcaagagctcgagcaaagctccgcccaagtcctttccgccgggttcgacgccgctTTGGAGCAAGTCTCGTGCCAATATCCCGAGCTcgatctctccatggtgtcaatcTGCAACAAAGTGGTgaatgggaagatcgtgccctcTGAAGATTAA